In the Setaria italica strain Yugu1 chromosome VI, Setaria_italica_v2.0, whole genome shotgun sequence genome, one interval contains:
- the LOC101771927 gene encoding 30S ribosomal protein S21, chloroplastic: protein MAAAAATSAAAAVSSSRSSALLQPNPTPTSVSFPRRPLPPAATLALSAPSQSQPSARGSALVPAANPKYHNAKADAGDEDVGGEELLRRFTWQVSRAGVMEEIRRRRRHEDARDKRKRKARSAAWRFRRRRFKGPYPFGAEQGTKEQGTDDEENDNWELPGGELPSYR, encoded by the exons atggccgccgccgccgccacctccgcggcCGCAGCCGTCTCCTCGTCGCGCTCGTCTGCCCTCCTCCAACCTAACCCGACACCAACCTCCGTTTCCTTCCCGCGGCGGCCGCttccccccgccgccaccctcgcccTCTCCGCCCCATCCCAGTCCCAGCCGTCCGCGCGGGGCTCGGCGCTGGTGCCGGCGGCCAACCCCAAGTACCACAACGCGAAGGCGGACGCGGGCGACGAGGACGTGGGCGGGGAGGAGCTCCTGCGTCGGTTCACGTGGCAGGTGTCCCGCGCGGGCGTCATGGAGGAgatcaggcggcggcggaggcatgAGGACGCGCGGGACAAGCGCAAGCGCAAGGCACGGTCAGCGGCATGGAGGTTCCGCCGGAG GCGCTTCAAGGGTCCATATCCATTCGGTGCTGAGCAAGGGACGAAGGAGCAGGGCACCGATGATGAGGAGAATGACAACTGGGAGCTCCCTGGAGGAGAGTTGCCATCTTACAGATAG
- the LOC101771531 gene encoding glycosyltransferase family 92 protein Os08g0121900 — MAMSAKERKLSRLGSCKGSPAAGGSGGSPAARGHRSPAAGPQRRLFAALFAFLCAGVVVLGGVHVIGASFRPVLRTAWPSGTLSAISSDAGARQAGVGADTVLPSVQIRHAVAFPDRVLLILKNGSSLPAPEQFECLYSPANSSELRHQALLAVSLPDGSSVVHCPAEPSGVDVSLSLSLSPPVAPLQWDRLVYTALVDSRDNSTVVFAKGMNLRPGRLGVASRYQCVFGRDLSKPKHVLTSPLISAAQEIFRCVTPVRIRRYLRMSMDANGNGDSDDKPMLVSIRTKGLRDSTLPSIAEPEPLPRYKRHRRQKAHSMCVCTMLRNQARFLQEWIIYHSHIGVERWFIYDNNSDDDIEQVLNTMDPSRYNVTRHLWPWMKSQEAGFAHCALRARESCEWVGFIDVDEFLHFPGNQTLPDILQNYSNRPRIGELRTACHSFGPSGRTKIPKKGVTTGYTCRLAAPERHKSIVRPDALNPSLINVVHHFHLKEGVRYVNIGQGVMLINHYKYQVWEVFKDKFSGRVATYVADWQDEENVGSRDRAPGLGTKPVEPEDWPHRFCEVYDTGLKDFVHKAFTDPDTGSLPW, encoded by the exons atggcgatgTCGGCGAAGGAGAGGAAGCTGAGCAGGCTCGGGAGTTGCAAGGGTagtccggcggcgggaggcagtGGAGGTTCCCCCGCCGCGAGGGGTCaccggtcgccggcggcggggccgcagCGGCGTCTGTTCGCGGCGCTCTTCGCGTTCCTGTGCGCCGGCGTGGTCGTCCTCGGCGGCGTGCACGTCATTGGAG CATCGTTCCGGCCGGTGCTCAGGACGGCGTGGCCGTCGGGGACGCTGAGCGCCATTTCTTCTGATGCCGGAGCGCGGCAAGCTGGGGTTGGTGCGGACACCGTGTTGCCGTCAGTCCAAATCCGGCACGCGGTTGCCTTTCCGGACCGTGTTCTCCTGATCCTCAAGAACGGGTCGTCGCTGCCAGCTCCGGAGCAGTTTGAGTGTCTGTACTCCCCTGCCAATTCCTCGGAGCTGCGCCACCAAGCCCTCTTGGCTGTGTCCTTGCCAGATGGATCCAGCGTCGTCCATTGCCCTGCTGAGCCATCTGGTGTGGACGTCTCTCTGTCCCTGTCCCTGTCACCTCCAGTGGCGCCGCTACAATGGGACAGGCTTGTGTACACCGCACTTGTTGACAGCAGGGACAACTCCACCGTTGTGTTCGCTAAGGGGATGAACCTCCGTCCAGGCCGTTTGGGTGTGGCGTCACGGTATCAGTGCGTCTTTGGCCGGGACCTATCGAAGCCGAAGCATGTGCTCACCTCCCCTTTGATTTCTGCAGCACAGGAGATTTTCAGGTGTGTGACACCAGTTCGCATTCGCCGGTACCTGAGGATGTCAATGGATGCCAATGGCAATGGAGACAGTGATGACAAACCTATGTTGGTCTCCATCAGGACTAAGGGCCTGAGGGATTCTACACTTCCCTCAATTGCTGAACCAGAGCCACTTCCTCGGTATAAGAGGCATCGACGGCAAAAGGCACACTCAATGTGTGTATGCACCATGCTGCGAAACCAAGCAAGGTTCCTCCAAGAATGGATCATCTACCACTCACATATCGGTGTGGAGCGGTGGTTCATCTATGACAACAACAGTGATGATGACATTGAGCAGGTCCTCAATACCATGGATCCATCAAGGTACAATGTGACGCGCCATCTGTGGCCATGGATGAAGTCTCAGGAGGCTGGTTTTGCACATTGTGCTCTCAGGGCCCGAGAGAGCTGTGAGTGGGTGGGGTTCATCGATGTCGACGAGTTTTTGCACTTCCCTGGCAACCAGACTCTACCAGATATTCTCCAGAACTACTCAAACAGGCCGAGGATCGGTGAGCTCAGGACTGCATGCCACAGCTTTGGTCCATCAGGTCGGACTAAAATTCCCAAGAAAGGCGTCACAACAGGCTACACCTGCCGGCTGGCTGCGCCGGAGCGCCACAAGTCAATTGTCAGGCCAGACGCATTAAACCCATCACTTATCAATGTGGTGCACCATTTCCACCTGAAAGAAGGGGTGAGGTATGTGAATATTGGTCAGGGAGTGATGCTGATCAACCACTACAAGTACCAAGTTTGGGAGGTGTTCAAGGACAAGTTTTCTGGGCGTGTCGCAACCTATGTTGCAGATTGGCAGGATGAGGAGAATGTTGGATCCAGGGACAGGGCACCAGGATTAGGGACCAAGCCGGTGGAACCAGAGGATTGGCCGCATCGGTTCTGTGAAGTATATGATACCGGTCTTAAAGATTTTGTTCATAAAGCTTTCACAGATCCAGATACTGGAAGTCTTCCATGGTAG